A single region of the Massilia sp. erpn genome encodes:
- a CDS encoding EamA family transporter, with product MPRISWGNVLLTALAPVIWGSTYIVTTTFLPPDRPFTAALLRCLPAGLLLSLFVRRLPARRDWGRLAVLAALNIGCFQALLFIAAYRLPGGVAAVVGAIQPLLVMGMAWSMDGARPRRGAVWASVLGVFGMAALLLTPGAAWDALGIAAALAGAACMAAGTYLARRWRPDVPVLAFTGWQLLAGGAMLLPLALLADPPLPALGSGAVLGYAYLSLAGALLAYAIWFRGIARLSPVAVSSLGLLSPLTAVILGWALLGQSMRGWSLLGLVTVFGSVLAVQWAQAAPPQQQRV from the coding sequence ATGCCACGCATATCCTGGGGAAACGTCTTGCTGACCGCGCTGGCGCCGGTCATCTGGGGATCGACCTATATCGTCACCACCACCTTTCTGCCGCCGGACCGGCCATTCACGGCGGCCCTGCTGCGCTGCCTGCCCGCCGGCCTGCTACTGAGCCTGTTCGTGCGGCGTCTGCCGGCGCGGCGCGACTGGGGCCGGCTGGCCGTGCTGGCCGCCTTGAATATCGGCTGCTTCCAGGCCTTGCTGTTTATCGCCGCCTACCGCCTGCCGGGTGGCGTGGCGGCGGTGGTCGGCGCCATCCAGCCCTTGCTGGTGATGGGCATGGCCTGGTCGATGGATGGCGCGCGGCCGCGGCGGGGGGCGGTCTGGGCCAGCGTACTGGGCGTGTTCGGCATGGCGGCCCTGCTGCTGACGCCGGGCGCCGCCTGGGATGCGCTGGGCATCGCCGCCGCGCTGGCGGGAGCAGCCTGCATGGCGGCCGGCACCTATCTGGCGCGCCGCTGGCGTCCCGACGTGCCGGTGCTGGCCTTCACCGGCTGGCAGCTGCTGGCCGGCGGTGCGATGCTGCTGCCGCTGGCGCTGCTGGCCGATCCGCCGCTGCCTGCACTGGGCAGCGGCGCGGTGCTGGGCTATGCCTATCTGTCGCTGGCCGGCGCCCTGCTCGCTTACGCGATCTGGTTCCGCGGCATTGCGCGCCTGTCGCCGGTGGCCGTGTCTTCGCTTGGCCTGCTCAGCCCTCTGACCGCCGTGATCCTGGGCTGGGCCTTGCTGGGGCAAAGCATGCGTGGCTGGTCACTACTAGGATTGGTGACAGTATTCGGCAGCGTGCTGGCCGTACAATGGGCGCAAGCCGCACCACCACAACAACAACGTGTTTAG
- a CDS encoding nitroreductase family protein, giving the protein MYDTIKNLIESRTSVNNFDSSRALSDQQLAELVRLATLAPSAYNFQNWKFIAVRSPQAKERLLSVAYGQKKVVEASVTFIVCGTLAAHEGLAGALQPSLDAGIINASMLQSWVGMAQGAHHDNPQLQRDEAIRSASLAAMTLILAAEGMGLATCPMGGFDREGVAREFGLSERDVPVMLLTVGYATPENWPQKPRKPLAEVMELA; this is encoded by the coding sequence GTGTACGACACTATTAAAAACCTGATTGAATCCCGCACTTCGGTCAACAACTTCGACAGCAGCCGCGCGCTGAGCGATCAGCAGCTTGCGGAGCTGGTGCGCCTGGCCACCCTGGCGCCATCGGCCTACAACTTCCAGAACTGGAAATTCATCGCCGTGCGTTCGCCGCAGGCCAAGGAGCGCCTGCTGTCCGTCGCCTATGGTCAGAAAAAAGTGGTGGAAGCTTCCGTCACCTTCATCGTCTGCGGCACGCTGGCCGCGCATGAGGGCCTGGCCGGTGCGCTCCAGCCTTCGCTCGACGCCGGCATCATCAATGCCTCGATGCTGCAAAGCTGGGTGGGGATGGCGCAAGGCGCGCACCACGATAATCCGCAATTGCAGCGCGACGAAGCGATCCGCTCCGCCTCGCTGGCGGCCATGACGCTGATTCTGGCGGCCGAGGGCATGGGCCTGGCCACCTGCCCGATGGGTGGTTTTGACCGGGAGGGTGTGGCGCGCGAATTCGGTCTGTCCGAGCGCGACGTGCCGGTGATGCTGCTGACGGTGGGCTATGCCACGCCGGAGAATTGGCCGCAGAAGCCGCGCAAGCCGCTGGCCGAAGTGATGGAACTGGCCTGA
- a CDS encoding DUF3297 family protein — translation MNDTTTRPPLPDHLSVDPRSPHHVAAVFEFDIGIKFNDKDRFDVEEYCVSEGWIKVPAGKTLDRKGRPMLIKLKGKVEAFYR, via the coding sequence ATGAACGATACTACTACCCGCCCCCCACTGCCCGATCACCTGTCCGTCGACCCACGCAGCCCGCACCATGTCGCGGCCGTGTTCGAGTTCGATATCGGCATCAAATTCAATGACAAAGACCGCTTCGACGTCGAGGAATACTGCGTCAGCGAAGGCTGGATCAAGGTGCCAGCCGGTAAAACCCTGGACCGCAAGGGCCGCCCCATGCTGATCAAGCTGAAGGGCAAGGTCGAAGCCTTCTACCGTTAA
- a CDS encoding alpha/beta hydrolase, translating into MTARRKVLAAMAATVAAAAFSPLQAAEAFSKAAPLSIGDTFTIDSRHLGETRRINVYMARGWNDAPDAPLPVLYMPDGGLAEDFLHVAGLLQVSVANGTMRSFMLVGIENTQRRRDLTGPTEDPEDRKIAPVVGGSAAYRSFIREELMPQVKARYRTTQESAIIGESLAGLFVMETFLQEPQLFDTYIAIDPSLWWNKRRLLQEASARLRAHKRLDKTLYVAASGEKGMPELAQELEAALAGNKVEGLRWQLAPLPDETHLTVYHPAALRAFRSAFKPG; encoded by the coding sequence ATGACGGCAAGACGCAAGGTTTTGGCAGCAATGGCGGCAACGGTGGCAGCGGCGGCATTCAGCCCGCTGCAGGCGGCGGAGGCATTCAGCAAGGCGGCTCCGCTGTCCATCGGCGACACGTTCACCATCGATTCCCGCCATCTGGGCGAAACCCGCCGCATCAATGTGTATATGGCGCGCGGCTGGAACGATGCGCCTGACGCGCCGCTGCCCGTGCTGTATATGCCGGACGGCGGCCTGGCGGAGGACTTCCTGCACGTGGCGGGTCTGCTGCAGGTCTCGGTGGCCAACGGCACCATGCGCTCCTTCATGCTGGTCGGTATAGAAAACACTCAGCGCCGCCGTGACCTGACCGGCCCCACCGAGGATCCAGAAGACCGCAAGATCGCGCCCGTGGTGGGCGGCTCGGCGGCCTACCGCAGCTTCATCCGCGAAGAACTGATGCCGCAGGTGAAGGCGCGCTACCGCACCACGCAGGAAAGCGCCATCATCGGCGAGTCGCTGGCCGGCCTGTTTGTGATGGAGACCTTCCTGCAGGAGCCGCAGCTGTTCGACACCTATATCGCCATCGACCCCAGCCTGTGGTGGAACAAGCGCCGGCTGCTGCAAGAGGCCAGCGCCAGGCTGCGCGCCCACAAGCGCCTCGACAAGACTTTGTACGTGGCCGCCAGCGGCGAGAAGGGCATGCCGGAACTGGCGCAGGAACTGGAAGCGGCGCTGGCCGGCAACAAGGTTGAAGGCTTGCGCTGGCAATTGGCGCCCTTGCCGGACGAAACGCATCTGACCGTCTACCATCCAGCCGCCCTGCGCGCTTTCCGCAGCGCTTTCAAGCCGGGCTGA
- the infA gene encoding translation initiation factor IF-1, translating to MAKEELIEMNGQVAEVLPDLRFRVDLENGHKLVAYTSGRMKKNHIRILAGDKVTLELSPYDLSKGRIIFRHIEKRGPAPQGGYPQRRR from the coding sequence ATGGCAAAAGAAGAACTAATCGAAATGAACGGCCAAGTGGCGGAGGTGCTGCCCGATCTGCGTTTTCGCGTGGACCTGGAGAATGGCCATAAACTGGTGGCCTACACGTCCGGCCGCATGAAGAAGAACCATATCCGTATCCTGGCCGGCGACAAGGTGACGCTGGAATTATCGCCCTATGACCTGAGCAAGGGCCGCATCATTTTCCGCCATATCGAAAAGCGCGGCCCGGCGCCGCAAGGCGGCTATCCGCAGCGCCGCCGCTGA
- a CDS encoding alpha/beta hydrolase, whose amino-acid sequence MNNSRKMAAAAGMMGFVWAGLTAVVAASQRKLLFNPNVKREVASPRSSGHRTRAVVLRAADGTKLAGWLMTPRQPGPYPAVIYFGGRSEEVSWVARDAGTLFPGMAVLAMNYRGYGESQGEPGEEHMVEDGRMLFDWLRDSANIDPARMAVVGRSLGSGVAVQVAMERAVHSIVLITPYDSILALARRRFRAMPIGMVLKHRFESVKHAERLTAPTYVLRAASDDVVPHSHTDELVTRLNRLHLDEIVPDTDHMNIPYLEITQRKIARFLSSQFSQASHATPATRERIS is encoded by the coding sequence ATGAACAACTCCAGGAAAATGGCGGCGGCCGCAGGCATGATGGGCTTTGTCTGGGCCGGACTGACGGCTGTGGTGGCGGCCAGCCAGCGCAAGCTGCTGTTCAACCCCAACGTCAAGCGCGAGGTGGCCAGCCCGCGCAGCAGCGGCCACCGTACGCGCGCCGTGGTGCTGCGCGCGGCCGACGGCACCAAGCTGGCCGGCTGGCTGATGACGCCGCGCCAGCCTGGCCCCTACCCGGCCGTGATCTATTTCGGCGGTCGCTCGGAGGAAGTCTCCTGGGTGGCGCGCGATGCGGGCACCTTGTTCCCCGGCATGGCGGTGCTGGCCATGAATTACCGCGGCTACGGCGAGTCGCAGGGCGAGCCGGGCGAAGAACATATGGTGGAAGATGGGCGCATGTTGTTCGACTGGCTGCGCGACAGCGCCAATATCGATCCGGCGCGCATGGCCGTGGTGGGACGCAGCCTGGGTTCCGGCGTGGCGGTGCAGGTGGCGATGGAACGCGCCGTGCATTCCATCGTGCTGATCACGCCTTATGATTCGATCCTGGCGCTGGCGCGGCGCCGTTTCCGCGCCATGCCGATCGGGATGGTGCTCAAGCACCGCTTCGAATCGGTCAAGCATGCCGAGCGCCTGACCGCGCCGACCTATGTGCTGCGCGCCGCCAGCGACGACGTGGTGCCGCACTCGCACACCGACGAACTGGTGACGCGCCTGAACCGCCTGCATCTGGACGAGATTGTGCCAGACACCGACCACATGAATATTCCATACCTGGAAATCACGCAGCGCAAGATCGCGCGCTTCCTCTCCAGCCAGTTCAGCCAGGCGTCGCATGCAACGCCTGCCACGCGCGAACGCATCTCCTGA
- a CDS encoding PHB depolymerase family esterase, whose protein sequence is MKLSSSLAASAILLAAAPWALASPPLPALGADQNATSVSGLSSGAFMAVQYQVAYSNSVVGAGVVAGGPYYCAANGFLAYAAICMGQVPFVPPNPALMASAARSFADAGQIDPLTGLNKARIYVFSGTRDTVVYQQAVNATVSFFKQVGVDKSNVQYVNNVPAGHALLTPSFGNPCADNAAPYISHCTVHQQAYDQAGAIFNHIYGNARPPASSLSGQIIKFNQREFAKADSGMAEDAFAYVPKACSGSGNACKVHVAFHGCLQSAESVQDDFYGKTSYNSWADTNNIIVLYPQVNKSDIPFNPNGCWDWFGYTDSNYALKSGQQMVAVNAMVKRLTTAPNSVQAAAVTDGVSR, encoded by the coding sequence ATGAAACTGTCATCCTCGCTTGCCGCTTCCGCCATTCTGCTGGCCGCCGCGCCCTGGGCTCTCGCCAGCCCGCCCTTGCCGGCGCTGGGCGCCGACCAGAATGCCACTTCCGTTTCGGGCCTCTCGTCCGGCGCTTTCATGGCGGTGCAATACCAGGTCGCCTATTCCAATTCCGTGGTCGGCGCGGGCGTGGTGGCGGGCGGTCCTTACTACTGCGCCGCCAACGGCTTCCTCGCCTACGCCGCCATCTGCATGGGCCAGGTGCCATTCGTGCCGCCCAATCCAGCCTTGATGGCATCCGCCGCGCGCAGCTTCGCCGACGCCGGCCAGATCGATCCGCTCACGGGCCTGAACAAGGCGCGCATCTATGTCTTCAGCGGCACGCGCGACACCGTGGTCTATCAGCAGGCGGTGAACGCCACCGTGTCCTTCTTCAAACAGGTGGGCGTGGACAAATCGAATGTCCAGTATGTGAATAATGTGCCGGCCGGCCACGCGCTGCTGACGCCCTCCTTCGGCAATCCCTGCGCGGACAATGCCGCGCCCTATATCAGCCACTGCACCGTGCACCAGCAGGCCTACGACCAGGCGGGCGCCATCTTCAACCACATCTACGGCAATGCCAGGCCGCCGGCCAGCAGCCTGTCGGGCCAGATCATCAAGTTCAACCAGCGCGAATTCGCCAAGGCCGATAGCGGCATGGCGGAGGATGCGTTTGCCTATGTGCCGAAAGCCTGCAGCGGCAGCGGCAATGCCTGCAAGGTGCACGTGGCCTTCCACGGCTGCCTGCAGTCCGCCGAATCCGTGCAGGACGATTTCTATGGCAAGACCAGCTACAACTCCTGGGCCGACACGAATAACATCATCGTGCTGTATCCGCAGGTGAACAAGTCCGACATTCCGTTCAACCCGAACGGCTGCTGGGATTGGTTCGGCTACACCGACAGCAACTACGCGCTGAAATCGGGGCAGCAGATGGTGGCCGTGAACGCCATGGTCAAGCGCCTGACCACCGCGCCGAACAGCGTGCAGGCTGCCGCCGTCACGGACGGCGTGTCGCGCTAA
- a CDS encoding CocE/NonD family hydrolase: MIRPLSVLALSLALCGAAHGFDRAAVLAAADAPEAPKSGPREHYTKYEFRIPMRDGVRLFTTVYVPKDSSKSYPFLIERTPYSAGVREQGKLQYGVEFYPKSLGPSREFEQAGYIFVRQDVRGRYMSEGQWQEMTPHVNARRAPGEGNESQDMHDTIEWLLKNVPGNNGKAGIYGISYPGFYTSASIIDSHPAIKAASPQAPVTNLFMGDDAYHGGALMLAANFDFYSAFTSEQNPTALPKNWESFDYGMADGYDYFLKHQNLSAILAQLQPKQRTYLEPSVEHSSYDEFWKSRDIAPHLKNVRAAVLTVGGWFDAEDLQGPLSTYQAIGRNNPGIFNGLVIGPWSHGGWAGGDGRNLGPVKFDSKTSEHFRQKIQFPFFEQHLKGVKPEQASANVNAFETGSNVWRQYSAWPPQQAKVRTLYFGANGTLHWQQPAAGGGEYDEYVSDPKKPVPYIGYAATGVPREYMVSDQRFAASRPDVLVYQSEVLEEDVTLAGPVSPKLFVSTSGSDADWVVKLIDVYPQEYPAPAKEDGAGAVKMAGYQQLVRGNPLRGKFRHSFEKPEAFTPGKVEALNFQLGDVNHTFRRGHRIMVQVQSSWFPLIDLNPQKFMEIPKAKPEDFQKTTQRVYRAPATPSGIAVQVLAR, translated from the coding sequence ATGATCCGACCTCTTTCCGTACTGGCCCTTTCCTTGGCGCTCTGCGGCGCCGCCCATGGCTTTGACCGCGCCGCCGTGCTGGCCGCGGCCGATGCGCCCGAAGCACCGAAAAGCGGCCCGCGCGAACACTACACCAAGTATGAGTTCCGCATCCCCATGCGCGACGGCGTGCGCCTGTTCACCACGGTCTATGTGCCGAAAGACAGTTCGAAAAGCTATCCCTTCCTGATCGAACGCACGCCTTACAGCGCCGGCGTGCGCGAACAGGGTAAGCTGCAGTACGGCGTGGAGTTCTATCCCAAGTCGCTCGGCCCCTCGCGCGAATTCGAGCAGGCCGGCTATATCTTCGTGCGCCAGGACGTGCGCGGGCGCTATATGTCGGAAGGCCAATGGCAGGAGATGACGCCGCACGTCAACGCCCGGCGCGCGCCGGGCGAAGGCAATGAGAGCCAGGACATGCATGACACCATCGAGTGGCTGCTGAAGAATGTGCCGGGCAATAACGGCAAGGCCGGCATCTACGGCATTTCCTATCCCGGCTTCTACACCTCGGCCAGCATCATCGATTCGCACCCCGCCATCAAGGCCGCCTCGCCGCAGGCACCGGTGACCAATCTGTTCATGGGCGACGACGCCTACCACGGCGGCGCGCTGATGCTGGCGGCGAACTTCGATTTCTACTCGGCCTTCACCAGCGAACAGAATCCCACTGCCCTGCCGAAGAACTGGGAAAGCTTCGACTACGGCATGGCCGACGGCTACGACTACTTCCTCAAGCATCAGAACCTGTCGGCCATCCTGGCCCAGCTCCAGCCCAAGCAGCGCACCTATCTGGAGCCGAGCGTTGAGCACAGCAGCTACGACGAGTTCTGGAAATCGCGCGATATCGCGCCGCACCTGAAAAACGTGCGCGCCGCCGTGCTGACCGTGGGCGGCTGGTTCGACGCGGAAGACCTGCAAGGCCCGTTAAGCACCTACCAGGCCATCGGCCGCAACAACCCCGGCATTTTCAACGGCCTGGTGATCGGCCCCTGGTCGCATGGCGGCTGGGCCGGCGGCGACGGCCGCAACCTGGGCCCGGTGAAATTCGACAGCAAGACTTCCGAACACTTCCGCCAGAAGATCCAGTTCCCCTTCTTCGAACAGCACCTGAAAGGCGTGAAGCCGGAACAGGCCAGCGCCAATGTGAACGCCTTCGAGACCGGCAGCAATGTCTGGCGCCAGTACAGCGCCTGGCCGCCGCAGCAGGCCAAGGTGCGCACGCTCTACTTCGGCGCCAACGGCACCCTGCACTGGCAGCAGCCGGCGGCGGGCGGCGGCGAGTACGACGAATACGTCAGCGATCCAAAAAAGCCGGTGCCGTATATCGGCTATGCGGCGACCGGCGTGCCGCGCGAATACATGGTGTCCGACCAGCGCTTTGCAGCCAGCCGTCCCGACGTGCTGGTCTACCAGAGCGAGGTGCTGGAGGAGGACGTGACGCTGGCCGGCCCGGTCTCGCCCAAGCTCTTCGTTTCCACCAGCGGCAGCGACGCCGACTGGGTGGTCAAGCTGATCGACGTCTATCCGCAGGAATATCCGGCGCCGGCCAAGGAAGACGGCGCCGGCGCGGTGAAGATGGCGGGCTACCAGCAGCTGGTGCGCGGCAATCCGCTGCGCGGCAAATTCCGCCATAGCTTCGAGAAGCCGGAAGCGTTCACGCCCGGCAAAGTGGAGGCGCTCAACTTCCAGCTGGGCGATGTGAACCATACCTTCCGCCGCGGCCACCGCATCATGGTGCAGGTACAAAGCTCCTGGTTCCCGCTGATCGACCTGAACCCGCAAAAGTTCATGGAGATTCCAAAAGCGAAGCCGGAGGACTTCCAGAAAACCACCCAGCGCGTGTACCGCGCGCCGGCCACGCCGTCCGGCATCGCGGTGCAAGTGCTGGCGCGCTAA
- a CDS encoding HDOD domain-containing protein, producing the protein MTTVAAPAPVQETSVEDALLRSIRIPPRPSLLVDLQRELATDDPSPRRIARIIGNDVGMSGALLKLANSPFFGAARKAKSVEQAINFLGLNQCAALLTGLLARQAIEGQQAELNQFWEVSARRAQALVFLARKLRVAPPDIAHTFGLFCDIGVPLLMARFPEYRQTFDLACKSATRKITAIEDEHHTTNHAAIGCLLARNWGLSPDVSWAILHHHDYEVLEDDSTDDAIRSLVSASVLAEQGIQRYHGNRASLEWDKGGEQACRHLGLSPDETADLLDELHESFHFDH; encoded by the coding sequence ATGACGACAGTTGCAGCCCCCGCCCCGGTACAAGAAACATCGGTCGAAGACGCTTTACTGCGTTCGATCCGCATTCCGCCGCGGCCCAGCCTGCTGGTCGATCTGCAACGCGAGCTGGCAACGGACGATCCCTCGCCGCGCCGCATCGCGCGCATCATCGGTAACGACGTCGGCATGTCGGGCGCCCTGCTGAAGCTGGCCAATTCCCCCTTCTTCGGCGCCGCGCGCAAGGCCAAGTCGGTGGAGCAGGCCATCAATTTCCTCGGCCTGAACCAGTGCGCCGCCCTGCTCACCGGCTTGCTGGCGCGCCAGGCCATCGAGGGCCAGCAGGCCGAATTGAACCAGTTCTGGGAAGTGTCGGCGCGCCGCGCCCAGGCGCTGGTGTTCCTGGCCCGCAAGCTGCGCGTGGCCCCGCCCGACATCGCCCACACCTTCGGCCTGTTCTGCGATATCGGCGTGCCGCTGCTGATGGCGCGCTTCCCCGAATACCGCCAGACCTTCGACCTGGCCTGCAAATCGGCCACGCGCAAGATCACCGCCATCGAAGACGAGCACCACACCACCAACCACGCCGCCATCGGCTGTCTGCTGGCGCGCAACTGGGGTCTGTCGCCCGACGTGTCCTGGGCCATCCTGCACCACCACGATTACGAAGTGCTGGAAGACGACAGCACCGACGACGCCATCCGCTCTCTGGTCTCGGCCTCGGTACTGGCCGAACAGGGCATTCAGCGTTACCATGGCAACCGCGCCTCGCTGGAGTGGGACAAGGGCGGTGAACAGGCATGCCGCCATCTGGGCCTGAGCCCCGACGAAACCGCCGACCTGCTCGACGAGCTACACGAATCCTTCCACTTCGACCACTAA
- a CDS encoding DNA-3-methyladenine glycosylase gives MTTFIAGIDFSAPSREVARRLIGVTVLVDGVGGRIVETEAYDRADPASHSFAGPTPRNQAMFGAPGHAYVYLSYGMHWCLNFVCREEGHGAGVLIRALEPVLGLEAMRARRGQHDARLLCSGPGRVCQALGVTRAHNALALNALPFELLPRSGRVSIAVGPRIGISKAVDVPWRFGLAGSRFLSKPFPGA, from the coding sequence ATGACAACTTTCATCGCCGGCATCGATTTTTCCGCTCCTTCGCGCGAGGTGGCGCGGCGCCTGATCGGCGTCACCGTGCTGGTGGACGGCGTGGGCGGGCGCATCGTGGAAACCGAGGCCTACGACCGCGCCGACCCGGCCTCGCACAGCTTTGCCGGGCCGACGCCGCGCAACCAGGCCATGTTCGGCGCGCCGGGCCATGCCTATGTCTATCTGTCCTACGGCATGCACTGGTGTCTGAACTTCGTCTGCCGCGAGGAGGGCCACGGGGCCGGGGTGCTGATCCGCGCGCTGGAGCCGGTGCTCGGGCTGGAGGCGATGCGCGCGCGGCGCGGCCAGCACGATGCGCGCCTGCTGTGCTCCGGACCGGGACGGGTGTGCCAGGCGCTGGGCGTGACGCGCGCCCATAACGCGCTGGCCTTGAACGCCCTACCGTTTGAACTGCTGCCGCGCAGCGGCCGGGTGAGCATCGCCGTCGGCCCGCGCATCGGCATTTCCAAAGCGGTGGACGTGCCCTGGCGCTTCGGCCTGGCCGGTTCGCGCTTTCTGAGCAAGCCCTTCCCCGGCGCCTGA
- a CDS encoding cache domain-containing protein, which translates to MKRLLTGTLLGLAFATAAATTEPGEKEAIAMAEKGAAFLKAHGKEEMIKKISSAHPDFVQGSLYVDMRDINTGIVLAHPINPSIVGKDLVDVPDASGKKYRREIIELAAKKGKGWVDYMYKNPSSGKIEPKTTYILRVGDVVLEAGIYKK; encoded by the coding sequence ATGAAACGCTTACTGACTGGCACCCTGCTCGGCCTGGCCTTCGCCACGGCCGCCGCCACCACCGAACCGGGCGAAAAGGAAGCCATCGCCATGGCCGAAAAAGGCGCGGCCTTCCTCAAGGCCCATGGCAAGGAGGAGATGATCAAGAAAATCAGTTCCGCCCATCCCGACTTCGTGCAAGGTTCGCTGTATGTGGATATGCGCGACATCAATACCGGCATCGTGCTGGCGCACCCGATCAACCCTTCCATCGTCGGCAAGGATCTGGTCGACGTGCCCGACGCCAGCGGCAAGAAATACCGGCGCGAGATCATCGAGCTGGCCGCGAAAAAGGGCAAGGGCTGGGTCGACTATATGTACAAGAACCCCAGCAGCGGCAAGATCGAGCCGAAGACCACCTATATCCTGCGCGTCGGCGACGTCGTGCTGGAAGCGGGTATTTACAAGAAGTGA
- a CDS encoding KamA family radical SAM protein, with protein MSALSVPEKFKPYTRQSIQQARQWEWLPFELREAVQVVSRVLPFRTNEYVMEHLIDWNNVPDDPIYRLTFPHRDMLHEDEYARLRELVLVRRDEEEIARYAHSIRMRMNPHPAGQMTHNVPRVNDAPLKGLQHKYKETVLFFPSAGQTCHAYCTFCFRWPQFVGMDDMKFDARETHELVAYLKSHPDVTDVLITGGDPMIMNTRSLAEFIEPLLAPELAHIQNIRIGTKSVAYWPQRFVSDRDADDLLRLFEKVVAAGKNMAIMGHYNHAVELRQEIAQKAVKRIVGTGATLRMQGPLIRHINEDPKSWAELWTTGVRLGAIPYYMFVERDTGPREYFQLPLARAHEIFQQAYQMVSGLSRTVRGPSMSAFPGKVVIDGVATIAGEKVFALQFLQARNADWVRKPFYAKFDENATWLDHLKPAFGKDRFFFESDDAAPERKVIPLALAAAARAHAGSQSNAA; from the coding sequence ATGAGCGCCTTGTCCGTGCCCGAAAAATTCAAGCCCTATACCCGGCAGTCGATCCAGCAGGCACGCCAGTGGGAGTGGCTGCCCTTCGAGTTGCGCGAGGCGGTGCAGGTGGTGTCGCGCGTGCTGCCTTTCCGTACCAATGAGTACGTGATGGAGCACCTGATCGACTGGAACAATGTGCCGGACGATCCGATCTACCGCCTGACCTTTCCCCACCGCGACATGCTGCACGAGGATGAATATGCGCGGCTGCGCGAGCTGGTGCTGGTGCGGCGCGACGAGGAGGAGATCGCGCGCTACGCCCACAGCATCCGCATGCGCATGAATCCCCATCCGGCCGGCCAGATGACGCACAATGTGCCGCGCGTGAACGATGCGCCGCTGAAAGGCCTGCAGCACAAGTACAAGGAGACCGTGCTGTTCTTCCCCAGCGCCGGCCAGACCTGCCACGCCTACTGCACTTTCTGCTTCCGCTGGCCGCAGTTCGTCGGCATGGACGATATGAAGTTCGATGCGCGCGAAACGCATGAGCTGGTGGCCTATCTGAAAAGCCATCCCGATGTGACGGACGTGCTGATCACCGGCGGCGATCCGATGATCATGAATACGCGCTCGCTGGCCGAATTCATCGAGCCGCTGCTGGCGCCGGAGCTGGCGCATATCCAGAACATCCGCATCGGCACCAAGTCGGTGGCGTATTGGCCGCAGCGCTTCGTCAGCGACCGCGATGCCGACGACCTGCTGCGCCTGTTCGAGAAGGTGGTCGCCGCTGGCAAGAATATGGCCATCATGGGCCACTACAACCACGCCGTCGAACTGCGCCAGGAGATCGCGCAGAAGGCCGTCAAGCGCATCGTCGGCACCGGCGCCACCTTGCGCATGCAGGGACCGCTGATCCGCCACATCAACGAAGACCCGAAAAGCTGGGCCGAGCTGTGGACCACGGGCGTGCGCCTGGGCGCGATTCCCTACTATATGTTTGTCGAGCGCGATACCGGGCCGCGCGAATACTTCCAGCTGCCGCTGGCGCGCGCGCATGAGATTTTCCAGCAGGCCTACCAGATGGTGTCGGGCCTGTCGCGCACCGTGCGCGGACCGTCGATGAGCGCCTTCCCCGGCAAGGTGGTGATCGACGGCGTGGCCACCATCGCCGGCGAAAAGGTGTTCGCCCTGCAGTTCCTGCAGGCGCGCAATGCGGACTGGGTGCGCAAGCCTTTCTACGCCAAGTTCGACGAGAACGCCACCTGGCTCGACCACCTGAAGCCCGCCTTCGGCAAGGACAGGTTCTTCTTCGAGAGCGATGACGCGGCGCCCGAACGCAAGGTGATTCCGCTGGCCCTGGCCGCCGCCGCGCGCGCCCATGCCGGCAGCCAAAGCAACGCGGCCTGA